In Gammaproteobacteria bacterium, one DNA window encodes the following:
- a CDS encoding tetratricopeptide repeat protein, which produces MNDTDLELQSGIAAFEAKDFTSAMRLLSTLADQGVAEAQYRMGMMLQNGLGRVKNTEAAIRWMRAAAEQNHAYAQHGMGVMYLYGEGVEKDEAMAVQWFRRAAEQGLPGAQMTLGMMYENGQGVEKDELEARRWYKLADENS; this is translated from the coding sequence ATGAACGATACAGACCTGGAGTTACAAAGCGGTATCGCCGCCTTCGAAGCCAAAGATTTCACCAGCGCAATGCGCCTGCTTTCCACCCTCGCAGACCAGGGCGTCGCGGAGGCGCAATATCGCATGGGCATGATGCTGCAAAACGGCCTGGGCCGCGTCAAGAATACCGAGGCCGCCATCCGCTGGATGCGCGCCGCCGCCGAGCAGAATCACGCCTACGCACAGCATGGCATGGGGGTGATGTACCTGTACGGGGAAGGGGTCGAAAAGGATGAGGCTATGGCGGTGCAGTGGTTTCGCCGTGCGGCAGAGCAGGGGCTTCCCGGCGCGCAGATGACCCTGGGCATGATGTACGAAAATGGTCAGGGGGTGGAAAAGGATGAGCTCGAGGCCCGACGCTGGTACAAGCTGGCGGACGAAAACAGCTAG
- a CDS encoding Fe2+-dependent dioxygenase, with protein MLLQLDNILDAGKLSNIQAMLAKVSFIDGKHSAGLAASRVKNNQEMKQGTQQAEYLDHLLMGSLAENADFRSAALPYRVAQPVFARYTQGMRYGNHVDDPIMGGGAEKFRTDVSVTVFLNEPEDYDGGELIISTSYGEKAVKLPAGSAVIYPSASVHRVAEITRGERLAAIVWLQSMVRDPAQRELLYELDQARNTLLGRDPDALETQQVDHSYVNLLRMWSEV; from the coding sequence ATGCTACTCCAACTCGACAATATCCTCGATGCCGGCAAACTCAGCAATATCCAGGCGATGCTGGCCAAGGTCAGTTTTATCGATGGCAAGCACAGCGCCGGCCTGGCCGCGAGCCGCGTCAAGAACAACCAGGAAATGAAACAGGGCACACAGCAGGCGGAGTATCTCGATCATCTGCTGATGGGCAGTCTGGCGGAGAATGCCGATTTTCGTAGCGCCGCCCTGCCCTATCGGGTGGCCCAGCCGGTGTTTGCGCGTTACACCCAGGGTATGCGCTACGGTAATCATGTGGACGATCCGATCATGGGGGGCGGCGCGGAGAAGTTTCGCACCGATGTCTCCGTCACCGTGTTTCTCAATGAGCCCGAGGACTACGACGGGGGGGAGTTGATCATCAGTACCTCGTATGGCGAAAAGGCCGTGAAACTGCCGGCAGGGTCTGCGGTGATCTATCCTTCAGCGAGTGTTCACCGGGTGGCGGAGATTACTCGCGGTGAGCGCCTGGCGGCGATCGTGTGGCTACAGAGCATGGTGCGCGACCCCGCCCAACGTGAATTGCTGTATGAGCTGGATCAGGCCCGCAACACCCTGTTGGGCCGCGATCCCGATGCACTGGAAACCCAACAGGTCGACCACTCCTACGTGAACTTGTTGCGGATGTGGAGCGAGGTGTAG